One Setaria viridis chromosome 7, Setaria_viridis_v4.0, whole genome shotgun sequence genomic region harbors:
- the LOC117864817 gene encoding LOW QUALITY PROTEIN: probable helicase MAGATAMA 3 (The sequence of the model RefSeq protein was modified relative to this genomic sequence to represent the inferred CDS: substituted 1 base at 1 genomic stop codon), translating into MYAGGALLSAGDGGDIWSNELLESTIEENTDPVLWPSQLACIRINSCNKSKFVAARSLCVQELRYLCKNLDLPHCYSTQDVQLYLLSRTRCIICTVCSSFRLYDVPMRNSSTGVCGLLKKSENMIPLELLIIDEAAQLKECETLIPLQLPGIRHAVFIGDEYQLPALVKSKISDAANFGRSVFERLSSLGYSKHLLNIQYRMHSEISKFPVGTFYDGKISDGPNVSHKDYNKRFLAGKLFRPYSFINVDGHETCEKHGLSLKSSIEVAAIVLIVRRLFKETVSTGSKLSVGVVSPYNAQVRAIQEKVEKAYSRSDGFLVKVKSVDGFQGAEEDIIIISTVRSNGAGSVGFLSNLQRTNVALTRAKXVPWGNGTTLSNSNSVWQKIVKDSWDRGCFFNVSDDKELPNAIFEPTEVDDTDGTSNDHEYNLSHLV; encoded by the exons ATGTATGCTGGAGGTGCTTTGTTAAGTGCTGGTGATGGTGGTGATATATGGTCCAATGAACTGCTTGAAAGCACTATAGAAGAGAATACTGACCCTGTGCTGTGGCCTTCACAGTTAGCCTGCATACGGATTAACTCATGCAATAAATCCAAGTTTGTGGCTGCAAGATCTTTGTGCGTGCAAGAATTAAGATATCTTTGTAAGAATTTGGATCTCCCTCATTGTTATAGTACACAAGATGTTCAACTGTACCTGCTGTCAAGAACTAGATGCATTATCTGTACAGTCTGTAGCTCATTCAGATTGTACGATGTACCTATGAGAAATTCTTCCACAGGTGTATGTGGGCTGCTTAAGAAATCTGAAAATATGATTCCTCTGGAGCTGCTGATCATTGACGAGGCTGCACAGCTGAAAGAGTGTGAAACGTTAATTCCTTTGCAGCTGCCTGGCATTAGGCATGCTGTTTTCATAGGCGATGAGTATCAGTTACCTGCACTTGTGAAGAGCAAA ATATCTGATGCTGCTAATTTTGGACGAAGTGTTTTTGAGAGGTTAAGTTCCCTAGGCTATAGTAAGCACCTTCTCAATATCCAGTACAGGATGCATTCAGAAATAAGCAAGTTTCCAGTTGGTACATTTTATGATGGCAAGATTTCTGATGGCCCCAATGTCAGTCATAAAGACTACAACAAGAGGTTTTTAGCAGGAAAATTGTTTAGGCCATATTCATTTATAAATGTTGATGGCCATGAAACGTGTGAAAAGCACGGCCTGAGCCTGAAAAGCTCAATAGAAGTTGCTGCTATTGTGCTGATAGTGCGGAGATTGTTCAAAG AGACAGTTTCTACAGGAAGCAAGCTCTCTGTTGGCGTTGTGTCCCCATACAATGCTCAAGTTAGAGCTATCCAGGAAAAAGTTGAGAAAGCTTACAGTAGGAGTGATGGTTTCTTGGTGAAAGTAAAATCCGTAGATGGTTTCCAAGGTGCGGAGGAAGATATCATTATCATATCAACAGTCAGGAGCAATGGAGCTGGTTCTGTTGGGTTCCTCTCAAACTTACAAAGGACAAATGTGGCTCTGACAAGGGCCAAGTAAGTTCCA TGGGGAAATGGAACCACTTTGTCCAACAGCAATTCTGTTTGGCAAAAGATTGTTAAGGACTCGTGGGATCGAGGTTGTTTTTTCAATGTCAGTGATGATAAAGAGTTGCCAAATGCAATTTTTGAGCCCACTGAGGTTGATGATACTGATGGCACGAGTAATGATCATGAATATAACCTGTCTCACCtggtctga
- the LOC140223498 gene encoding uncharacterized protein — protein MSDGERSGKKRRRDEEEGFEDAARYWARVKKNDATFALSYLERQVFSWSVKDIFNRDLLRHKIKRIPDTFTSFWSYLDSFTWPLIEEVHTYISSSLDGYAQANFVEVTHLLTVNSRKSILGFQVAEPVKDENSRETYVPAERDIIVVSSQKPRHISDLTRNKASFVLGSVRKRGKGNGFRPDWCIVQLSSTIPIEADPYTDIPEGPLFLVFLINMKTYNRIWRCLLLGKNDANLDELQNKKSCGPVNKVWQFKPRLCWSYARKVSNIPFLFDTFIFQTSAYVLGLEF, from the exons ATGAGTGACGGTGAGCGCTCGGGGAAGAAGCGGCGAAGGGATGAAGAGGAGGGATTCGAGGATGCGGCCAGGTACTGGGCGAGGGTGAAGAAGAACGACGCCACATTCGCTCTCAGCTACCTTGAACGTCAGGTGTTCTCTTGGTCTGTCAAGGATATCTTCAACAGGGACCTCTTGAGGCATAAG ATCAAGAGGATACCGGATACATTCACGTCGTTTTGGAGTTACTTGGATTCCTTTACTTGGCCGCTGATTGAAGAAGTACACACTTATATATCCTCATCATTAGATGGTTATGCTCAGGCAAACTTTGTAGAAGTAACCCATTTGCTAACTGTTAATTCTAGGAAGTCAATACTTGGTTTTCAAGTTGCAGAACCAGTGAAGGATGAGAATTCAAGGGAGACATATGTACCCGCAGAGCGTGATATAATAGTCGTGTCCTCACAAAAACCAAGGCACATATCTGATTTGACACGAAACAAGGCATCATTTGTGTTAGGTTCAGTTCGCAAACGTGGGAAAGGAAATGGATTCCGTCCTGACTGGTGTATAGTTCAATTGTCATCTACCATTCCTATTGAGGCAGATCCTTATACGGATATTCCTGAAGGGCCGTTGTTTTTGGTGTTTCTTATAAATATGAAGACATACAATCGCATATGGAGATGCCTTCTGTTGGGAAAAAATGATGCTAATCTTGATGAGCTTCAGAACAAAAAGAGTTGTGGCCCCGTAAATAAGGTGTGGCAATTCAAGCCAAGGTTGTGCTGGTCATATGCACGCAAAGTAAGCAACATACCCTTTCTTTTTGACACATTCATTTTCCAGACATCAGCATATGTATTGGGCCTGGAATTTTAA
- the LOC117863563 gene encoding helicase SEN1 translates to MIGRGGGRGMQRKDAGEEWPNLVDVVLSWSLKDVMNEGLFKDKVKKIPSTFSHLKSYLEWFTSPLLEELRAEMSSSLESLSTMPSVRISWIEEKKGKYEICVASDSQAAKSCNQPECYAPSVGDIMILSDVKPGHISDITRNGRPYRVAFVTEGGDEDDDSPTSKYVIISSGIIDAANEKCQDGKIKPLFAAYLLNIVTYIRIWRCLDYEVFRRNRGLIQEMVHYPPVPDIRQERTEDAASFDSMDIWTKLSTMDLNNSQNDAVLNCISKIHRNSSSFSLIWGPPGTGKTKTISVLLWLMREMKHGTLACAPTNLAIKQVASRFLRLIKERSFDTSCLGDVLLIGNKQRMCVDGDLKEIYLHDRVRKLLGCFAPMTGWRHLLSSLSDLFQNGYSQYLQYLQDQKEGDKPSFFSYIRKRFTIIYTYLRRCFKELLFHVPKSSILEVNYNNILSILEMLGDFNSMFQRRYIGDEVKEVFMYNNGEPDSRNSSVITLGKARLKCLEQLNTLLSCLKLPLTSSKRVIRDFCTENASIIFCTVSSSSKVITNKKLELLVIDEAAQLKECETLIPLRLRTLKHAVLIGDECQLPATVKSKVCTDALFGRSLFERLSSLGHRKHLLNVQYRMHPSISIFPNTSFYDGKISDAPIVMQNGHQKMYLPGSMFGPYSFVNIGDGTEEFDELGHSRRNLVEVVVIEEILCSLQRACSKTKKKVTVGVICPYTAQVVAIQEKLGKMKFDPVQVKINSVDGFQGGEEDIIILSAVRSNSDGLVGFLSNRQRTNVSLTRARYCLWIIGNATTLSSSGSIWADLVRNAKDRRCFFDGSCNKAISRVIAKQKSDLTRVNVKKNRHLTSSRNCGVWVEVPSPSELNKQGSSSTSVSPYAASSSSDIVAVSEVQRPRDEPEDVDYIAALPVVPDKEEDAKDIITAIPVIPNKEDNVEDIAMPIIPAVLSRLANLCTRLLRS, encoded by the exons ATGATCGGACGGGGCGGTGGTCGCGGCATGCAGAGGAAGGACGCGGGGGAGGAGTGGCCGAACCTCGTGGACGTGGTTCTGTCCTGGAGCCTCAAGGATGTCATGAACGAGGGTCTCTTCAAGGACAAG GTGAAGAAGATACCGTCCACATTCAGTCACCTCAAGAGCTACTTGGAGTGGTTCACCTCTCCATTGCTGGAGGAGTTGAGAGCTGAGATGTCATCAAGCTTGGAATCCCTATCAACCATGCCTTCTGTCAGGATATCATGGattgaagaaaagaaaggcaaaTACGAGATTTGTGTTGCTTCTGACTCCCAGGCTGCTAAATCATGTAATCAGCCTGAATGTTATGCTCCCAGTGTTGGTGATATCATGATCTTGTCTGATGTGAAGCCGGGGCATATTTCTGATATTACTCGCAACGGGAGGCCATACCGTGTTGCCTTTGTCACAGAAGGAGGGGATGAAGATGACGATTCACCAACATCTAAGTATGTGATCATATCATCGGGCATAATTGATGCTGCCAATGAGAAGTGTCAAGATGGAAAAATCAAGCCACTTTTTGCTGCTTATTTGCTCAACATTGTGACATACATCCGAATATGGCGTTGCCTTGACTATGAAGTATTCAGAAGAAATCGGGGCCTTATTCAGGAGATGGTACATTATCCGCCG GTCCCAGATATTCGTCAGGAAAGAACAGAGGATGCTGCTTCTTTTGACAGCATGGACATATGGACCAAGTTGTCTACAATGGACCTTAACAATTCTCAGAACGATGCTGTACTGAATTGTATTTCCAAAATACATCGCAACAGCAGCAGTTTTAGCCTTATCTGGGGTCCTCCTGGCACAGGAAAGACAAAAACAATCAGTGTGCTACTATGGTTAATGAGAGAAATGAAACATGGTACACTCGCCTGTGCTCCAACTAACCTTGCCATTAAACAAGTCGCTTCACGTTTCTTGAGATTGATCAAAGAGCGTTCTTTTGATACAAGCTGCTTGGGAGATGTTCTATTGATTGGCAATAAACAACGCATGTGTGTTGATGGTGACCTCAAAGAGATATATTTACACGACCGTGTAAGGAAGCTTCTTGGCTGCTTTGCACCAATGACTGGATGGAGACATCTCCTATCTTCCCTGTCTGATCTTTTTCAGAATGGTTATTCCCAATACCTCCAATATCTACAAGACCAAAAGGAAGGTGACAAGCCTTCCTTTTTCTCTTACATCAGAAAAAGATTTACCATTATTTATACATACCTTAGAAGATGTTTCAAAGAATTATTGTTTCATGTCCCGAAATCTAGTATCTTGGAAGTGAACTACAACAATATCCTTTCAATTCTCGAAATGCTTGGAGATTTCAACAGCATGTTTCAGCGGAGGTATATTGGGGATGAAGTTAAGGAAGTTTTCATGTATAATAATGGTGAACCCGATTCCAGAAACTCTAGCGTAATCACTCTTGGCAAAGCGAGGTTAAAATGCCTTGAGCAACTGAACACGCTATTAAGCTGCTTGAAACTTCCTCTAACATCCTCAAAACGTGTCATTCGTGATTTTTGTACCGAAAATGCTTCCATAATTTTCTGTACTGTATCTAGCTCGTCAAAAGTAATAACCAACAAAAAACTTGAGTTGCTTGTCATTGATGAGGCTGCCCAGCTGAAAGAATGTGAAACGCTGATCCCTCTGCGGTTGCGAACCTTAAAGCATGCTGTTCTAATTGGTGATGAGTGCCAATTGCCTGCAACAGTCAAAAGCAAG GTTTGCACAGATGCATTATTTGGAAGAAGTCTTTTTGAAAGGTTAAGTTCACTTGGGCACAGAAAACATCTACTTAACGTGCAATACAGAATGCATCCATCTATTAGTATTTTCCCAAACACCAGCTTTTACGACGGGAAGATCTCAGATGCTCCTATTGTCATGCAAAATGGACACCAGAAGATGTATCTTCCAGGTTCGATGTTTGGTCCTTACTCCTTTGTAAATATTGGAGATGGAACAGAGGAATTCGATGAACTTGGTCATAGCAGAAGAAACTTGGTTGAAGTTGTTGTCATTGAAGAAATATTGTGCAGTCTCCAGAGAG CTTGCTCCAAAACTAAAAAGAAAGTTACAGTTGGTGTCATATGCCCATACACTGCTCAAGTTGTAGCAATTCAAGAAAAACTAGGGAAAATGAAGTTTGACCCAGTACAAGTAAAAATTAATTCTGTTGATGGCTTTCAAGGTGGTGAGGAAGACATAATCATTTTATCAGCTGTGAGGTCCAACTCTGATGGGTTGGTAGGTTTTCTTTCAAACAGACAGCGGACAAATGTGTCTTTGACTCGAGCAAG ATATTGCCTGTGGATCATTGGAAATGCAACAACCTTATCGAGTAGTGGATCTATTTGGGCTGATCTAGTTCGCAATGCGAAAGATCGGCGGTGTTTCTTCGATGGAAGCTGCAACAAGGCTATCTCTCGTGTGATTGCTAAACAAAAGAGTGATCTCACTAGAGTTAATGTGAAAAAGAATAGACACCTCACAAGTTCCAGAAACTGTGGCGTTTGG GTTGAGGTGCCATCTCCAAGTGAGCTGAATAAACAAGGCTCTTCTTCGACAAGTGTTTCACCTTATGCTGCGAGCTCGTCAAGTGACATTGTTGCTGTTTCTGAAGTGCAGCGTCCAAGAGATGAACCAGAGGATGTTGACTATATCGCTGCTCTACCCGTTGTTCCGGATAAAGAAGAGGATGCTAAGGATATCATCACTGCAATACCGGTTATTCCAAATAAAGAAGACAATGTTGAGGATATTGCTATGCCTATAATTCCTGCCGTGCTGTCTCGTCTCGCTAACTTGTGTACGCGTTTGCTGCGATCATAA